In a single window of the Actinomycetota bacterium genome:
- a CDS encoding PAC2 family protein yields the protein MSEAYTLHGELPTLTSPVLVVMLVGWIDASGAAAATMKTIEAETSAATLATFDPDAFIDFRARRPTMEIRDGKNTQLVWPAIELKAGRDVAGHDVVLLVGHEPDSQWHRFADAATALAIQLGCHTMVGLGAYPFATPHTRSTRLSCTSTSDQLLARLSFLKSSLDVPGGIAAVLEHSFAARGLPAISLWAQVPHYLAAMAYPAASVALLAGLAEVADVVIDAPALRREAALQRQRLDNLISGNDEHQAMVRELEAAYDQAESDLAAGRPAPDAGPRFAASGPIDSEQLPSGDELAAELEQYLRDQQGD from the coding sequence GTGAGCGAGGCCTACACGCTGCACGGCGAGCTGCCAACGCTGACCTCACCGGTGCTCGTCGTGATGCTCGTCGGCTGGATCGACGCGAGCGGTGCGGCAGCGGCCACGATGAAGACGATCGAGGCCGAGACATCGGCCGCGACGCTCGCGACCTTCGACCCGGACGCGTTCATCGACTTCCGCGCCCGTCGACCGACGATGGAGATCCGCGATGGCAAGAACACGCAGCTGGTGTGGCCGGCGATCGAGCTGAAGGCCGGCCGAGACGTGGCCGGCCACGACGTCGTCCTGCTCGTCGGGCACGAGCCCGACAGTCAGTGGCACCGCTTCGCTGATGCCGCCACCGCACTCGCGATCCAGCTCGGTTGCCACACGATGGTCGGCCTCGGGGCCTATCCCTTCGCCACGCCGCACACCCGCTCCACCCGCCTGTCGTGCACCTCCACCTCCGACCAGCTCCTCGCCCGGCTGTCGTTCTTGAAGAGCTCGCTCGACGTCCCCGGAGGCATCGCAGCCGTACTCGAGCACTCCTTCGCCGCTCGCGGCTTGCCCGCGATCAGCCTGTGGGCGCAGGTGCCTCACTACCTCGCGGCGATGGCCTACCCCGCCGCGTCGGTGGCTCTCCTCGCCGGGCTGGCCGAAGTCGCCGACGTCGTCATCGACGCCCCGGCGCTGCGGCGAGAGGCCGCCCTCCAGCGCCAGCGCCTCGACAACCTGATCTCGGGCAACGACGAGCACCAGGCGATGGTGCGTGAGCTCGAAGCGGCCTACGACCAGGCCGAGTCCGACTTGGCTGCTGGCCGCCCTGCGCCCGACGCCGGACCGCGCTTCGCCGCCTCGGGGCCGATCGACTCCGAGCAGCTGCCCTCGGGCGACGAGCTCGCCGCCGAGCTCGAGCAATACCTACGTGACCAACAGGGTGACTGA
- a CDS encoding leucine--tRNA ligase yields MPADATPNATPNATPNATPNDTPAHRYTADLAQRIEEHWQDRWDADATFEAPNPAGPLAEPDKVAGRPKLFLLDMFPYPSGAGLHVGHPLGYIGTDVYGRFKRMTGHNVLHALGYDSFGLPAEQHAIATGVHPRVNTEANIATMRRQLRRLGVAHDMRRSVSTTDESYYRWTQWIFLQIFDSWYDERIGRARRIEDLVAEYEAGTVVTNDGRPWGELTGRERRLAVDARRLAYVADAPVNWCPGLGTILSNEEVTADGRSDIGNYPVFKKQMRQWVLRITAYADRLLADLDRLDWPESIKLMQRNWIGRSSGARVDFSSPAGAITVFTTRPDTLFGATFMVLAPEHALVGALTTAEQAGAVAEYQRQAAAKKDVERQDEGREKTGVFTGSFATNPVNGAAVPVWIADYVLMGYGTGAIMAVPSGDQRDFEFARRFGLAIPAIQQPPGEWFEARGIAPSLDTATWPEAFAGDAPYVNSANATLSLNGLESVAEATQLTNEWLAAEGRGAATVNFRLRDWLFSRQRYWGEPFPIVFDDEGLPLRLPDEMLPVVLPELEDYQPQALDPEDEVTEPIPPLARAEHWTTVELDLGLGDGPRRYVRELNVMPQWAGSCWYELRYLDPTNEIQFVDPAVERYWMGPLSPGHTGGVDLYVGGVEHAVLHLLYARFWHKVLHDLGHVSSEEPFHRLFNQGYIQAPAFRDERGQTVPAAEVVEVAAPKAGGGGGTGTYTWHGEPVTREFGKMGKSLKNIVTPDEMYDDFGADTFRLYEMSMGPLDASRPWNTRDVVGMQRFLQRVWRNMVDEDTGSTRVLEVEPSEALRRALHQTVDGVRADMEALRFNTAIAKLIELNNALTPEAAHLGGTPREIAEPFVQMLSPLCPHVAEELWQRLGYDHTITYVEFPQADPAFLVADTIEYPVQVNGKVRSRVTVAANADAAAVEQAALADEKVRAATGGAVPKKVVVVPGRLVNLVV; encoded by the coding sequence ATGCCCGCCGATGCCACGCCCAACGCGACGCCCAACGCGACGCCCAACGCCACGCCTAATGACACGCCCGCTCACCGCTACACCGCCGACCTCGCCCAGCGGATCGAGGAGCACTGGCAGGACCGCTGGGACGCCGACGCGACGTTCGAGGCGCCGAACCCGGCGGGGCCACTCGCCGAGCCGGACAAGGTGGCCGGGCGCCCGAAGCTGTTCCTGCTCGACATGTTCCCGTACCCCTCCGGCGCCGGGCTGCACGTCGGCCACCCGCTCGGGTACATCGGCACCGACGTGTACGGCCGGTTCAAGCGGATGACGGGCCACAACGTGCTGCACGCCCTCGGCTACGACAGCTTCGGCCTGCCTGCTGAGCAGCACGCGATCGCCACCGGTGTCCACCCCCGGGTGAACACCGAGGCGAACATCGCCACCATGCGCCGCCAGCTACGCCGGCTGGGCGTGGCCCACGACATGCGCCGCAGCGTGTCGACCACCGACGAGTCGTACTACCGCTGGACGCAGTGGATCTTCCTGCAGATCTTCGACTCCTGGTACGACGAGCGGATCGGGCGGGCGCGCCGCATCGAAGACCTCGTGGCCGAGTACGAGGCGGGCACGGTCGTCACCAACGACGGCCGGCCGTGGGGCGAGCTGACGGGGCGGGAGCGGCGCCTCGCTGTCGACGCCCGCCGCCTCGCATACGTCGCCGATGCACCCGTCAACTGGTGCCCGGGCCTCGGGACGATCCTGTCCAACGAAGAGGTCACCGCCGACGGCCGCAGCGACATCGGCAACTACCCGGTGTTCAAGAAGCAGATGCGCCAGTGGGTGCTGCGGATCACCGCCTACGCCGATCGTCTGCTGGCCGACCTCGACCGCCTCGACTGGCCCGAATCGATCAAGCTGATGCAGCGCAACTGGATCGGGCGCAGCTCCGGCGCGCGGGTCGACTTCTCCTCTCCGGCCGGGGCGATCACCGTGTTCACCACGCGGCCCGACACGTTGTTCGGCGCGACGTTCATGGTGCTCGCGCCAGAGCACGCGCTGGTCGGCGCGCTCACCACCGCGGAGCAGGCCGGCGCCGTCGCCGAGTACCAGCGGCAGGCAGCGGCGAAGAAGGACGTCGAACGCCAGGACGAGGGGCGGGAGAAGACCGGCGTGTTCACCGGTTCGTTCGCCACCAACCCCGTCAACGGCGCCGCGGTGCCGGTGTGGATAGCCGACTACGTGCTGATGGGCTACGGCACGGGCGCGATCATGGCGGTGCCGAGTGGCGACCAGCGCGACTTCGAGTTCGCCAGGCGCTTCGGGCTCGCCATCCCCGCCATCCAACAGCCGCCGGGCGAGTGGTTCGAGGCGCGCGGCATCGCGCCCAGCCTCGACACCGCCACCTGGCCGGAGGCCTTCGCCGGCGACGCCCCGTACGTCAACTCGGCCAACGCGACGCTGTCGCTGAACGGCCTCGAGTCGGTAGCCGAGGCGACGCAGCTGACCAACGAGTGGCTCGCGGCCGAGGGGCGCGGCGCGGCGACGGTCAACTTCAGGTTGCGCGACTGGTTGTTCAGCCGCCAGCGGTACTGGGGCGAGCCGTTCCCGATCGTCTTCGACGACGAAGGTCTCCCGCTGCGCCTGCCCGACGAGATGCTGCCGGTCGTGCTGCCCGAGCTGGAGGACTACCAGCCCCAGGCGCTCGACCCCGAGGACGAGGTCACCGAACCGATCCCGCCGCTCGCCCGGGCCGAGCACTGGACGACGGTCGAGCTCGACCTCGGCCTCGGCGACGGCCCTCGCCGCTACGTACGCGAGCTCAACGTGATGCCCCAGTGGGCGGGCTCGTGCTGGTACGAGCTGCGCTACCTCGACCCGACCAACGAGATCCAGTTCGTCGACCCCGCGGTGGAGCGCTACTGGATGGGCCCCCTCTCGCCTGGCCACACCGGCGGCGTCGACCTGTACGTGGGCGGCGTGGAGCACGCGGTGCTGCACCTGCTCTACGCCCGGTTCTGGCACAAGGTGTTGCACGACCTCGGCCACGTGTCGAGCGAGGAGCCCTTCCACCGCCTGTTCAACCAGGGCTACATCCAGGCTCCCGCGTTCCGTGACGAGCGCGGCCAGACCGTGCCTGCCGCCGAGGTGGTCGAGGTGGCCGCGCCGAAGGCCGGCGGGGGCGGCGGCACCGGCACCTACACGTGGCACGGCGAACCGGTCACGCGTGAGTTCGGCAAGATGGGCAAGAGCTTGAAGAACATCGTCACCCCCGACGAGATGTACGACGACTTCGGCGCCGACACGTTCCGCCTGTACGAGATGAGCATGGGCCCGCTCGACGCGAGCCGACCTTGGAACACCCGCGACGTAGTGGGCATGCAGCGCTTCTTGCAGCGGGTGTGGCGAAACATGGTCGACGAAGACACGGGGTCGACGCGCGTGCTCGAAGTGGAGCCGAGCGAGGCCCTGCGCCGGGCCCTGCACCAGACGGTCGACGGCGTGCGCGCCGACATGGAGGCGTTGCGCTTCAACACCGCGATCGCGAAGCTGATCGAGCTCAACAACGCGCTCACCCCGGAGGCCGCCCACCTCGGTGGCACGCCGCGCGAGATCGCCGAGCCGTTCGTGCAGATGCTGTCGCCGCTCTGCCCGCACGTCGCCGAGGAGCTGTGGCAGCGCCTCGGGTACGACCACACGATCACCTACGTCGAGTTCCCCCAGGCCGACCCGGCGTTCCTCGTCGCGGACACGATCGAGTACCCGGTGCAGGTGAACGGCAAGGTGCGCTCGCGGGTCACCGTGGCCGCCAACGCCGACGCGGCAGCGGTCGAGCAGGCCGCGCTCGCCGACGAGAAGGTGCGCGCTGCTACCGGCGGTGCCGTGCCGAAGAAGGTCGTCGTCGTCCCCGGACGGTTGGTGAACCTCGTCGTCTAG
- a CDS encoding HTTM domain-containing protein produces the protein MVTRWLLTPMPATRLAALRILVGSYAVAFLVARAPSFWSGASLPSRQFEPVGPLVMLGEPLPVFVAHAGFVVTCALGVAFVVGWRHRATGPAFAIAFLAVAAYRLSFGHVIHTEHLAALHLLVIGFTPAADAWSLDARRPRAVALPDREPGGHERYGWPVQVMALILVTTYVLAGWAKVRHGGTDWLTGDVLRNQIAYDNLRKELLGSPHSALGGWLVQFDWLFPPIAVATVVVELGAPVALATGRFGRQLRTIWALAAWSFHAGVLAVMAISFPYQLSFVAYASLFAPERLIARVVALLKVGRARQNRLTPAE, from the coding sequence ATGGTCACTCGCTGGCTGCTCACGCCGATGCCGGCGACGCGTCTCGCGGCGCTGCGCATCCTCGTCGGCAGCTACGCGGTCGCGTTCCTCGTGGCCCGCGCCCCCTCGTTCTGGAGCGGTGCCAGCCTGCCCTCGCGCCAGTTCGAGCCCGTCGGCCCGCTGGTGATGCTCGGCGAGCCGCTGCCCGTGTTCGTCGCTCATGCCGGCTTCGTGGTCACCTGCGCGTTGGGAGTTGCCTTCGTCGTCGGCTGGCGCCACCGCGCAACCGGCCCGGCGTTCGCGATCGCGTTCCTCGCCGTGGCCGCCTACAGACTCTCGTTCGGCCACGTCATCCACACCGAGCACCTCGCCGCCCTGCACCTGCTGGTGATCGGGTTCACACCTGCCGCAGACGCGTGGTCGCTCGACGCCCGCAGACCGCGCGCCGTCGCCCTGCCTGACCGAGAGCCGGGGGGCCACGAGCGCTACGGATGGCCGGTGCAGGTAATGGCGCTCATCCTCGTGACCACCTACGTGCTCGCGGGTTGGGCGAAGGTGCGTCACGGGGGAACGGACTGGCTGACCGGCGACGTGCTGCGCAACCAGATCGCCTACGACAACCTGCGCAAGGAACTGCTCGGCAGCCCCCACTCCGCGCTCGGGGGCTGGCTCGTGCAGTTCGACTGGCTGTTTCCGCCGATCGCGGTCGCCACCGTCGTCGTCGAGCTCGGCGCACCGGTGGCCCTCGCGACCGGCCGATTCGGCAGGCAGTTGCGCACGATCTGGGCACTGGCCGCGTGGTCGTTCCACGCCGGCGTGCTCGCCGTTATGGCGATCAGCTTCCCGTACCAGCTTTCGTTCGTCGCCTACGCGTCGCTGTTCGCACCGGAGCGCCTCATCGCGCGGGTGGTGGCGCTGCTCAAGGTCGGGCGCGCGCGACAGAACCGGTTGACGCCTGCCGAGTAG
- a CDS encoding AMP-binding protein has product MSGLTIIERLDLAASTRTGVQFVGRSVTPADGPSFVSWAQVHDEARAVAAALQARGIVPGDHVAILGPTSRELMTIVRGCWLAGAASMVLPLPMRMGSIEAFVESTRGRIRHGDAQLVLIDDQLAAFYESAPGDPRTEPMAAVLARIGGPGAESYEAPAPDPERLVILQYTSGSTSEPKGVMIPDRVLTANIDACCEAAELGPDEKMVSWLPLYHDMGLVGFLALPMTKGVQLVQAAPQDFLAHPGSWMQWISDHHGTATAGPNFSWVLATRALKRMEGLELSQLTLALSGAEPVDPRAVEAFVTEAARFGFRPGSVFPAFGMAEVAIGGAFPRRHRGLVCDTVDREVLERERIAKPVVIHDADDLALAARRLPLLGRAVPGLEMKIVDPETYDELPERHVGELLLRGTSVTPGYYKRPDATEALFRDGWLCTGDLGYLLDGELVLCGRIKDVIIVGGRNVFPEDIERAVGVLDGVRAGNVIAFGVDGYKGKETVIVVAEVRAEETLDDVRHAVHHRTLEVCGLPPRDVMLVKPGSLPKTSSGKLQRAKCRELYLLESLELAD; this is encoded by the coding sequence ATGAGCGGACTCACGATCATCGAGCGACTCGATCTCGCGGCCAGCACGCGCACCGGGGTGCAGTTCGTCGGGCGCAGCGTCACGCCCGCCGACGGACCCTCGTTCGTGTCATGGGCGCAGGTCCACGACGAGGCGAGGGCGGTCGCCGCCGCGCTGCAGGCGAGAGGCATCGTGCCCGGCGACCACGTCGCCATCCTCGGCCCGACGAGCCGCGAGCTGATGACCATCGTGCGCGGCTGCTGGCTGGCGGGAGCGGCGAGCATGGTGCTGCCGTTGCCGATGCGGATGGGCTCGATCGAGGCGTTCGTCGAGAGCACCAGGGGGCGGATCCGCCACGGCGACGCCCAGCTAGTCCTGATCGACGACCAGCTCGCCGCGTTCTACGAGTCGGCACCGGGTGACCCGCGGACCGAGCCGATGGCCGCGGTGTTGGCGCGCATCGGGGGCCCGGGGGCGGAGTCGTACGAGGCCCCCGCGCCGGACCCCGAGCGCCTGGTGATCCTGCAGTACACGAGCGGGTCGACGAGCGAGCCGAAGGGGGTGATGATCCCCGACCGCGTCCTCACCGCGAACATCGACGCCTGCTGCGAGGCGGCCGAGCTCGGCCCCGACGAGAAGATGGTGTCCTGGCTGCCGCTCTACCACGACATGGGCCTCGTCGGCTTCCTGGCCCTGCCGATGACGAAGGGCGTCCAGCTCGTCCAAGCCGCTCCCCAGGACTTCCTCGCCCACCCCGGTAGCTGGATGCAGTGGATCTCCGACCACCACGGTACGGCGACGGCAGGACCGAACTTCTCGTGGGTGCTGGCGACGCGGGCCCTGAAGCGGATGGAGGGGCTGGAGCTGTCCCAGCTCACGCTCGCGTTGTCGGGCGCCGAGCCCGTCGATCCGCGAGCGGTCGAGGCGTTCGTCACCGAGGCGGCGAGATTCGGGTTCCGCCCCGGCAGCGTGTTCCCCGCGTTCGGCATGGCCGAGGTGGCCATCGGCGGAGCGTTCCCGAGGCGACATCGGGGCCTGGTGTGCGACACCGTCGACCGCGAGGTGCTCGAGCGTGAGCGCATCGCCAAGCCGGTGGTCATCCACGACGCCGACGATCTCGCCCTGGCCGCTCGGCGGTTGCCGTTGCTCGGTCGCGCGGTGCCCGGGCTGGAGATGAAGATCGTCGACCCGGAGACGTATGACGAGTTGCCCGAGCGTCACGTGGGTGAGCTGCTGCTGCGCGGCACGAGCGTCACCCCCGGCTACTACAAGCGCCCCGACGCCACCGAGGCGCTGTTCCGCGACGGCTGGCTCTGCACCGGCGACCTCGGCTACCTGCTCGACGGGGAACTGGTGCTGTGCGGGCGGATCAAGGACGTGATCATCGTCGGCGGCCGCAACGTGTTCCCCGAAGACATCGAACGCGCTGTCGGTGTGCTCGACGGGGTGCGGGCGGGCAACGTGATCGCGTTCGGCGTCGACGGGTACAAGGGCAAGGAGACGGTGATCGTCGTCGCCGAAGTACGCGCGGAGGAGACCCTCGACGACGTGCGCCACGCCGTCCACCACCGCACGCTCGAGGTGTGCGGCCTGCCCCCACGCGACGTGATGCTGGTCAAGCCGGGCTCGCTGCCGAAGACGTCTTCGGGCAAGCTCCAGCGCGCCAAGTGCCGAGAGCTCTACCTGCTCGAATCGCTGGAGCTGGCCGACTGA
- a CDS encoding phosphotransferase family protein — translation MSAAGSPPTPGDDVPGIDVEKVTAWLEANVDGASGPFDFSVIAGGHSNLTFEVREVRSPDAKRYVLRRPPLGHVLASAHDMGREHRIIAALAGTAVPVAPALGYCDDPAVNGEPFYVMGFVDGYVVRDRASAERLLTTDARRRAGESIVDTMAAIHAVDLDAVGLADLGRHEGYIARQLKRWHGQWEQQKTRELASVDRVHAALAERIPEQGPATIVHGDYRLDNCMVSAAGDIVAVLDWEICTLGDPLADLGLLMVYWTGPGDAPTAWAGPATTAPGFPDRSELAARYGEVSGRDLSQLDFYVAFAFWKLACIVEGVYARYLGGALGQRDPAELEPFKAQVEMAAANAELLLEHLG, via the coding sequence ATGAGCGCGGCTGGCAGCCCTCCGACACCGGGCGACGACGTCCCCGGGATCGACGTCGAGAAGGTCACGGCGTGGCTCGAGGCCAACGTCGACGGCGCCAGCGGGCCGTTCGACTTCTCGGTGATCGCCGGCGGTCACTCGAACCTGACGTTCGAGGTACGCGAGGTGCGATCGCCCGACGCCAAGCGCTACGTCCTGCGCCGCCCTCCGCTCGGTCACGTCCTCGCGAGTGCGCACGACATGGGCCGCGAGCATCGGATCATCGCCGCCCTCGCCGGCACCGCGGTTCCCGTGGCACCCGCCCTCGGCTATTGCGACGACCCGGCGGTGAACGGCGAGCCGTTCTACGTGATGGGGTTCGTCGACGGCTACGTCGTCCGTGACCGGGCATCCGCGGAGCGCTTGCTCACCACCGACGCCAGGCGACGCGCCGGCGAGTCGATCGTCGACACGATGGCCGCGATCCACGCGGTCGACCTCGACGCGGTCGGGCTCGCCGACCTCGGCCGCCACGAGGGCTACATCGCCCGCCAGCTCAAACGGTGGCACGGGCAGTGGGAGCAGCAGAAGACGCGTGAGCTGGCGAGCGTCGACCGCGTGCACGCCGCACTTGCCGAACGCATCCCCGAACAGGGACCGGCCACGATCGTCCACGGCGACTACCGGCTCGACAACTGCATGGTCTCAGCCGCGGGCGACATCGTCGCGGTGCTCGACTGGGAGATCTGCACCCTCGGCGACCCGCTCGCCGACCTCGGCCTGCTGATGGTGTACTGGACCGGCCCCGGCGATGCCCCGACGGCATGGGCCGGCCCGGCCACGACGGCGCCCGGCTTCCCCGACCGGTCCGAGCTCGCCGCGCGCTACGGCGAGGTCTCCGGGCGCGATCTGTCACAGCTCGACTTCTACGTGGCGTTCGCCTTCTGGAAGCTGGCATGCATCGTCGAGGGTGTCTATGCGCGCTATCTCGGCGGTGCGCTCGGTCAGCGTGATCCGGCCGAGCTGGAGCCCTTCAAGGCGCAGGTCGAGATGGCGGCGGCGAACGCCGAGCTGCTGCTGGAGCACCTCGGGTGA
- a CDS encoding LLM class F420-dependent oxidoreductase produces MKVDGGIGMDLTKAGAAAKEAEEAGYSGIWTAETGHDPFFPLLLAAEHTEQIEVGTSIAVAFARNPMLLAHIGWDLQAFSKGRFVLGLGSQIKPHITKRFSMPWSHPAARMREMIQAVRAIWDTWLNGNPLAFRGEFYTHTLMTPFFTPQAADLGDFGPPKIFLAGVGELMTEVAGEVCDGFICHGFTTERYLREVTLPALRRGREKAGLTMEGFEIVGPSFVVTGADEAELTAAATGTRQQIAFYGSTPAYRPVLELHGWGGLQDELNTLSKQGRWVEMGELIDDEILHTFAVVGEPEQIAGAIHDRYGDVISRISFYAPYRSDPERWRRVLADLRSL; encoded by the coding sequence ATGAAGGTCGACGGGGGCATCGGGATGGACCTCACCAAGGCGGGGGCCGCGGCGAAAGAGGCGGAGGAGGCCGGTTACTCGGGGATCTGGACGGCTGAGACCGGCCACGACCCCTTCTTCCCGCTGCTCCTCGCGGCCGAGCACACCGAACAGATCGAGGTCGGCACGTCGATCGCGGTCGCCTTCGCCCGCAACCCGATGCTGCTCGCGCACATCGGCTGGGACCTGCAGGCGTTCTCGAAGGGCCGCTTCGTGCTCGGTCTCGGCAGCCAGATCAAGCCTCACATCACCAAGCGCTTCTCGATGCCTTGGAGCCACCCCGCGGCGCGTATGCGAGAGATGATCCAGGCCGTTCGCGCGATCTGGGACACCTGGCTGAACGGCAACCCGCTCGCGTTCCGGGGCGAGTTCTACACCCACACCCTGATGACGCCGTTCTTCACCCCGCAAGCGGCCGACCTGGGCGACTTCGGGCCGCCGAAGATCTTCCTCGCCGGGGTGGGTGAGCTGATGACCGAGGTCGCCGGCGAGGTCTGCGACGGGTTCATCTGCCACGGCTTCACCACCGAGCGCTACCTGCGTGAGGTCACCCTGCCGGCACTGCGCCGCGGGCGGGAGAAGGCGGGCCTGACGATGGAGGGGTTCGAGATCGTCGGGCCGAGCTTCGTCGTCACCGGCGCCGACGAGGCCGAGCTCACCGCGGCGGCCACGGGCACGCGCCAGCAGATCGCGTTCTACGGGTCGACCCCCGCGTACCGACCGGTGCTCGAGCTGCACGGCTGGGGCGGGCTGCAGGACGAGCTGAACACGCTGTCCAAGCAGGGCCGGTGGGTGGAGATGGGTGAGCTGATCGACGACGAGATCCTGCACACGTTCGCGGTGGTCGGCGAGCCTGAGCAGATCGCCGGCGCGATCCACGACCGCTACGGCGATGTCATCTCCCGGATCTCGTTCTACGCCCCGTATCGCAGCGATCCCGAGCGCTGGCGCCGGGTGCTCGCCGACCTGAGGTCGCTCTAG